One stretch of Paraburkholderia fungorum DNA includes these proteins:
- a CDS encoding FAD-linked oxidase C-terminal domain-containing protein, with the protein MNHPVPPAPLRRPFPAELLGALQAAFGERVSTAEAVRAHHGRDESPFDPQLPDAVVFARNTEDVQTVVKLCGQHNVPIIPYGNGSSLEGHLLAVQGGVSIDLSEMNRVLSINAEDLTVTVEPGISRKQLNEALRDTGLFFPIDPGADASIGGMAATRASGTNAVRYGTMRENVLGLTVVLADGRVIKTGTRARKSSAGYDLTRLFVGSEGTLGVITEITVRLYPQPEAVSAAICAFPSMGDAVRSVIETIQMGVPIARVEFVDSLAIRSINRHSNLTLREAPTLFFEFHGTEAGVKEQAELVQEIAAQNSGEDFEWATRPEDRSRLWNARHNAYFAMIQLKPGCRAVTTDVCVPISRLAECVMETEQDLNASPLPCPIVGHVGDGNFHVAILIDPNQPEELVEAERLNHRIVQRALRMDGTCTGEHGVGLHKMGFLLEEHGDVAVDTMRSIKHALDPHNLMNPGKIFAWAA; encoded by the coding sequence GTGAACCATCCCGTGCCGCCGGCCCCGCTGCGCCGGCCGTTTCCCGCCGAGTTGCTGGGCGCGCTCCAAGCCGCTTTCGGTGAGCGCGTGTCAACCGCCGAGGCCGTTCGCGCGCACCATGGCCGCGACGAATCGCCGTTCGATCCCCAACTGCCCGACGCCGTCGTGTTCGCACGCAACACCGAAGACGTGCAAACCGTCGTCAAGCTGTGCGGCCAGCACAACGTACCGATCATTCCATACGGCAACGGTTCATCTCTCGAAGGGCATTTGCTGGCCGTGCAAGGCGGCGTGTCGATCGATCTGTCCGAAATGAACCGGGTCCTGTCGATTAACGCCGAAGACCTGACCGTCACCGTCGAGCCGGGCATTTCCCGCAAGCAGTTGAATGAAGCGCTGCGCGACACCGGCCTCTTCTTCCCGATCGACCCCGGCGCGGATGCGAGCATCGGCGGCATGGCGGCCACGCGCGCGTCGGGCACGAATGCCGTGCGCTACGGCACGATGCGGGAGAACGTGCTCGGCCTCACCGTGGTTCTGGCAGACGGCCGCGTGATCAAAACCGGCACGCGGGCGCGCAAATCGTCGGCGGGTTACGACCTCACGCGTCTCTTTGTCGGTTCGGAAGGCACGCTCGGCGTCATCACGGAAATCACCGTGCGCCTTTATCCGCAACCGGAAGCGGTGTCGGCCGCCATCTGCGCATTTCCGTCGATGGGCGATGCAGTGCGCTCCGTCATCGAGACAATCCAGATGGGTGTGCCGATTGCGCGCGTCGAATTCGTCGACTCGCTCGCGATCCGCTCGATCAATCGCCATTCGAATCTGACGCTTCGTGAAGCGCCCACGCTGTTCTTCGAATTTCACGGCACGGAGGCCGGCGTCAAGGAACAGGCCGAACTGGTACAGGAAATCGCCGCCCAAAATTCCGGCGAAGATTTCGAGTGGGCGACCCGGCCGGAAGACCGCAGCCGGCTGTGGAATGCGCGTCACAACGCCTATTTCGCGATGATCCAGTTGAAGCCCGGTTGCCGCGCAGTCACCACGGACGTCTGCGTGCCGATCTCGCGCCTCGCCGAGTGCGTGATGGAAACCGAGCAGGATCTGAACGCGTCACCGCTGCCCTGCCCGATCGTCGGCCACGTCGGCGACGGCAATTTCCACGTCGCAATCCTGATCGATCCCAACCAGCCGGAAGAACTCGTCGAAGCCGAGCGGCTCAACCACCGCATCGTGCAGCGCGCGCTGCGCATGGACGGCACGTGTACCGGCGAGCACGGTGTCGGCCTTCACAAGATGGGCTTCCTGCTCGAAGAACACGGCGACGTCGCGGTGGATACGATGCGCTCGATCAAGCACGCGCTCGATCCACATAACCTGATGAATCCGGGAAAGATTTTCGCCTGGGCGGCCTGA
- a CDS encoding YggS family pyridoxal phosphate-dependent enzyme, whose protein sequence is MPDLIHNLAAVQQRIAVAAQAAGRDARSVTLLAVSKTFPAEDVRAAHACGQRAFGENYVQESLTKIETLADLRASLEWHFIGPLQSNKTRPVAENFDWVHSVDRLKIAQRLSEQRPDNLPPLNVCLQVNVSGEASKSGVSIAEAVEVAQAIAALPKLTLRGLMSIPEPGGGIEEQRAPHRALRELFERLRDDGLELDTLSMGMSSDLEAAVLEGATIVRVGTAIFGARDYSN, encoded by the coding sequence ATGCCCGATCTGATTCACAATCTCGCAGCGGTGCAGCAGCGCATCGCCGTGGCCGCGCAGGCGGCCGGACGCGATGCGCGTTCGGTCACGTTGCTCGCGGTCTCCAAGACCTTCCCCGCCGAAGACGTTCGCGCCGCGCATGCCTGTGGTCAGCGTGCATTCGGCGAAAACTACGTGCAGGAATCGCTGACCAAGATCGAGACGCTCGCCGATCTGCGCGCGTCGCTCGAATGGCATTTCATCGGGCCGCTGCAATCGAACAAGACGCGGCCGGTTGCCGAGAATTTCGATTGGGTGCATTCGGTCGATCGGCTGAAAATTGCGCAGCGGCTGTCGGAGCAGCGTCCCGATAATCTGCCGCCGCTGAACGTGTGCCTGCAGGTGAACGTGAGCGGCGAGGCGTCGAAAAGCGGCGTGAGCATTGCCGAGGCGGTCGAAGTCGCACAGGCGATCGCCGCGTTGCCGAAGCTGACTCTGCGCGGACTGATGTCGATTCCCGAGCCTGGCGGCGGCATCGAAGAACAACGCGCGCCGCATCGTGCGCTGCGCGAGTTGTTCGAGCGTCTGCGCGACGACGGGCTCGAACTCGACACGCTGTCGATGGGCATGTCGAGCGACCTCGAAGCAGCCGTACTGGAAGGCGCGACGATCGTGCGGGTCGGCACCGCGATTTTCGGCGCGCGAGATTACTCTAACTGA
- the aroG gene encoding 3-deoxy-7-phosphoheptulonate synthase AroG translates to MPPHNTDDVRIRELKELTPPAHLIREFACDETVSNVIYNSRNAMHRILHGMEDRLIVIIGPCSIHDPKAAMEYAGRLIEQRKRFAGELEIVMRVYFEKPRTTVGWKGLINDPHMDGSFKINDGLRAARELLLRINELGLPAGTEYLDMISPQYIADLISWGAIGARTTESQVHRELASGLSCPVGFKNGTDGNVKIAVDAIKAASQPHHFLSVTKGGHSAIVSTAGNEDCHIILRGGKTPNYDADSVNAACADIGKAGLAARLMIDASHANSSKKHENQIPVCADIGRQIASGDERIVGVMVESHLVAGRQDLQEGCALTYGQSVTDACIGWDESVAVLEGLAESVKQRRVARGSGN, encoded by the coding sequence ATGCCCCCGCACAACACCGACGATGTCCGTATTCGCGAATTGAAAGAACTCACGCCCCCCGCTCATCTGATCCGCGAATTCGCCTGCGATGAAACGGTGTCCAACGTGATCTACAACTCGCGCAATGCGATGCACCGGATCCTGCACGGCATGGAAGACCGCCTGATCGTCATCATCGGGCCGTGCTCGATTCACGATCCGAAAGCGGCGATGGAATACGCGGGCCGCCTGATCGAGCAACGCAAGCGCTTCGCCGGCGAACTCGAAATCGTGATGCGCGTGTACTTCGAAAAGCCGCGTACTACTGTGGGCTGGAAGGGTCTCATCAACGATCCGCACATGGACGGCAGCTTCAAGATCAACGACGGCCTGCGCGCCGCGCGCGAACTGCTGTTGCGCATCAACGAACTCGGCCTGCCGGCGGGCACCGAATACCTCGACATGATCAGCCCGCAATACATCGCCGATCTGATTTCGTGGGGCGCGATCGGCGCACGGACCACCGAGTCGCAGGTGCACCGCGAACTCGCGTCGGGCCTGTCGTGCCCGGTCGGCTTCAAGAACGGTACGGACGGCAACGTGAAGATCGCCGTCGACGCCATCAAGGCCGCATCGCAGCCGCACCATTTCCTGTCGGTGACGAAGGGTGGCCACTCGGCGATCGTGTCGACGGCGGGCAACGAGGACTGCCACATCATTCTGCGCGGCGGCAAGACGCCGAACTACGACGCGGACAGCGTGAACGCGGCCTGCGCGGACATCGGCAAGGCCGGTCTCGCGGCGCGTCTGATGATCGACGCGAGTCACGCGAATAGCTCGAAGAAGCATGAGAACCAGATTCCGGTGTGCGCGGATATCGGCCGTCAAATTGCTTCGGGCGACGAACGGATTGTCGGCGTGATGGTGGAATCGCACCTGGTGGCGGGGCGTCAGGACTTGCAGGAAGGCTGCGCGCTGACGTACGGCCAGAGCGTCACGGACGCGTGCATCGGCTGGGATGAAAGCGTTGCAGTGCTGGAGGGTCTCGCGGAATCGGTCAAGCAACGCCGTGTTGCGCGCGGCAGCGGCAACTAA
- a CDS encoding helix-turn-helix domain-containing protein, giving the protein MTTDTKIRHVTKPGANLFTELGFSPDEAKRLYAASQKQINDTRLLKEQLMTELSSWIEQHHLKQAEAAEILMVSRPRVSDVVNKKTTKFTIDTLVEMMSRIGKPVTLAIG; this is encoded by the coding sequence ATGACGACCGACACAAAAATTCGTCACGTGACAAAGCCTGGTGCGAATCTGTTCACCGAACTGGGCTTTTCACCCGACGAGGCGAAGCGTCTGTATGCCGCGTCGCAGAAACAGATCAACGACACGCGACTGCTCAAGGAGCAACTCATGACCGAGCTGTCGAGCTGGATCGAACAGCATCATCTGAAGCAGGCCGAGGCGGCCGAGATTCTGATGGTGTCGCGCCCACGCGTGTCCGACGTGGTCAACAAGAAAACCACGAAGTTCACCATCGACACACTGGTGGAAATGATGAGCCGGATCGGCAAGCCGGTCACTCTGGCGATTGGGTAA
- the glcE gene encoding glycolate oxidase subunit GlcE: MEEDDIVAVWSERVRSASAEGRALRIRGGGTKDWYGQALEGDILDTRAYRGIIAYDPAELVITARAGTPLLEIEAALAEHHQMFAFEPPHFGPQATLGGCIAAGISGPRRPAAGAARDFVLGAVVMNGQGQKLHFGGQVVKNVAGYDVSRLLAGSLGTLGLILELSVKVLPLPQAEATIKFDMNGTDAVRKLNEWGGRPLPITASAWRHGTLVVRLAGAEAAVKSARTSLGGEVVDAVEAERFWTGLREQTDSFFSGIPPKAALWRLALPSITEPLQLPGAQLMEWGGGQRWWITDTDAQTVRISAKQAGGHATIFRTGHGYDRSAGVFTPLPAPLMKIHRGLKNAFDPARIFNRGRLYSDF, encoded by the coding sequence ATGGAAGAGGACGACATCGTCGCCGTATGGTCGGAACGCGTGCGTTCGGCCAGCGCCGAAGGACGCGCGTTGCGCATCCGCGGCGGCGGCACCAAAGACTGGTACGGCCAGGCGCTGGAAGGTGACATCCTCGACACGCGCGCTTATCGCGGCATCATCGCGTACGACCCGGCGGAACTCGTCATCACCGCGCGGGCGGGCACGCCGCTGCTGGAGATCGAAGCCGCACTCGCCGAGCACCACCAGATGTTCGCGTTCGAGCCGCCGCATTTCGGCCCGCAGGCCACGTTGGGCGGCTGCATCGCGGCCGGCATTTCCGGTCCGCGCCGCCCCGCTGCGGGCGCGGCGCGCGACTTCGTGCTCGGCGCGGTCGTTATGAACGGGCAAGGCCAGAAACTGCATTTCGGCGGACAGGTCGTGAAGAACGTCGCCGGCTATGACGTCTCGCGTCTGCTGGCCGGCTCGCTCGGCACGCTCGGCCTGATCCTCGAATTGTCGGTGAAGGTGCTGCCGTTGCCGCAGGCCGAAGCCACCATCAAGTTCGACATGAACGGCACCGATGCCGTCCGCAAGCTCAACGAATGGGGCGGCCGACCGTTGCCAATTACCGCTAGTGCGTGGCGTCACGGCACGCTCGTCGTGCGGCTGGCCGGCGCCGAAGCGGCGGTGAAGTCGGCGCGTACGTCGCTCGGCGGCGAAGTGGTCGATGCTGTCGAAGCGGAACGTTTCTGGACCGGCTTGCGCGAGCAGACCGACTCGTTTTTCTCGGGCATCCCGCCGAAGGCCGCGCTCTGGCGTCTTGCATTGCCGTCGATTACGGAACCGCTGCAACTGCCCGGCGCGCAACTGATGGAATGGGGCGGCGGTCAGCGCTGGTGGATCACCGACACCGACGCGCAAACCGTGCGCATCAGCGCGAAACAGGCTGGCGGCCATGCCACGATTTTCCGCACCGGCCACGGCTACGACCGCAGCGCCGGCGTGTTCACCCCACTGCCCGCCCCGCTGATGAAAATCCATCGCGGCCTGAAAAACGCTTTCGACCCGGCCCGCATCTTCAATCGCGGCCGTCTCTACTCCGACTTCTGA
- the glcF gene encoding glycolate oxidase subunit GlcF, which translates to MQTNLADFIRNTPDGDEADAILRNCVHCGFCTATCPTYQLLGDELDGPRGRIYLIKQMVEGAPVTRSTQVHLDRCLTCRNCETTCPSGVQYGRLVEIGRKITEEKVTRPLGQRLTRRLLASVVPNSAIFTPTMKLGQRFRPLLPKKLRDKVPARQRPLEWPTAKHPRKMLMLAGCVQPSMMPNVNIATARVLDALGVETVIAPDAGCCGAIRLHLGYNDDALDDLRANIDAWWPFVEQGAEAIVMNASGCGATVKEYAHLLRHDPAYAEKARRIVELTRDISEILPEFEEALVAQTRRRSVHTVAFHPPCTLQHGQQVRGKVEHLLAALGLEVRLPADSHLCCGSAGTYSLTQPRLSYALRDQKLERLQAQEPQVIVSANVGCIAHLQSGTGTPVAHWIELVEHMLSV; encoded by the coding sequence ATGCAAACCAACCTCGCGGACTTCATTCGCAACACGCCCGATGGCGACGAAGCCGACGCCATCCTGCGCAATTGCGTGCACTGCGGTTTCTGTACGGCCACCTGCCCGACCTACCAGTTGCTCGGCGACGAACTCGACGGCCCGCGTGGGCGCATCTATCTGATCAAGCAGATGGTGGAAGGCGCGCCGGTCACGCGTAGCACGCAGGTTCACCTCGACCGTTGCCTGACTTGCCGCAATTGCGAAACGACCTGCCCGTCCGGCGTGCAATATGGGCGGCTGGTGGAAATCGGCCGCAAGATCACCGAAGAAAAAGTGACGCGTCCGCTCGGGCAGCGGCTCACACGCCGCCTGCTCGCGAGCGTCGTGCCGAACAGCGCGATCTTCACGCCGACCATGAAACTCGGTCAGCGTTTCCGCCCGCTTCTGCCCAAGAAATTGCGCGACAAGGTGCCCGCGCGTCAGCGTCCGCTCGAATGGCCGACCGCGAAACATCCGCGAAAAATGCTGATGCTGGCGGGTTGCGTGCAACCGTCGATGATGCCGAACGTCAACATCGCGACCGCGCGGGTGCTCGACGCACTCGGCGTCGAAACCGTGATCGCGCCCGATGCCGGCTGCTGCGGCGCGATCCGCCTGCATCTCGGCTACAACGACGACGCGCTCGACGACCTGCGCGCGAACATCGACGCATGGTGGCCGTTTGTCGAGCAGGGTGCCGAAGCGATCGTGATGAACGCGTCGGGCTGCGGCGCGACGGTCAAGGAATACGCGCACCTGCTGCGCCACGACCCGGCTTACGCGGAAAAGGCGCGCCGTATTGTCGAATTGACCCGTGATATCTCGGAGATCCTGCCCGAGTTCGAAGAAGCGCTGGTCGCGCAAACGCGCCGCCGCTCGGTTCACACGGTCGCCTTTCATCCGCCCTGCACGTTGCAGCATGGTCAGCAGGTTCGCGGCAAGGTCGAACATCTGCTGGCCGCGCTCGGCCTCGAAGTGCGCCTGCCCGCCGACAGTCATCTATGCTGCGGCTCGGCGGGCACGTATTCGCTGACGCAGCCCAGGTTGTCGTACGCACTTCGCGATCAGAAGCTGGAGCGCCTGCAGGCGCAGGAACCGCAGGTCATCGTGTCGGCGAACGTCGGCTGCATTGCACATTTGCAAAGCGGCACGGGAACGCCGGTCGCGCATTGGATCGAATTGGTCGAGCACATGCTGTCCGTATAA
- a CDS encoding FAD-linked oxidase C-terminal domain-containing protein: MNAPAELTAEVLAQRQREVVQALMAVLPTHCLLYREEDTVAYECDGLAAYRRLPLAVALPETESQVQRIVQICHRLEVPIVPRGAGTGLSGGAMPIRHGVVVSLARFRKIVEVDSYARTATVQPGVRNLSISEAAAPYGLYYAPDPSSQIACTIGGNVSENSGGVHCLKYGLTVHNVLRVRAVTMEGEIVEFGSLAPDSPGLDLLAVLIGSEGMFAIVTEVTVKLIPKPQMAQVIMASFDDVVKGGDAVAGIIAAGIIPAGLEMMDKPATRAVEEFVNAGYDLDAAAILLCESDGTPEEVADEIVRMTAVLREQGATRIQISRSEAERLRFWSGRKNAFPAAGRISPDYYCMDGTVPRRSIGPLLARIEEMEKRYSLRCINVFHAGDGNMHPLILFNGNDQDEWHRAEAFGSDILEACVELGGTVTGEHGVGIEKINSMCVQFSPEERDTFHAVKRAFDSPGLLNPDKGIPTRARCAEYGKMHVRGGLLPHPELPRF, translated from the coding sequence ATGAACGCACCCGCTGAACTGACGGCTGAAGTACTCGCCCAGCGCCAGCGCGAAGTCGTACAGGCGCTGATGGCCGTATTGCCGACCCACTGTCTGCTGTACCGCGAAGAAGATACCGTCGCTTATGAATGCGACGGGCTCGCTGCGTACCGGCGTCTGCCGCTTGCGGTTGCGTTGCCGGAAACGGAATCGCAAGTGCAACGCATTGTGCAGATCTGCCATCGTCTCGAAGTGCCGATCGTGCCGCGTGGTGCGGGCACCGGCTTGTCGGGCGGCGCCATGCCGATCCGTCATGGCGTGGTGGTGTCGCTTGCACGCTTCAGAAAAATCGTCGAAGTCGACTCGTATGCGCGAACCGCCACCGTGCAGCCGGGCGTGCGCAATCTGTCCATTTCTGAAGCAGCCGCGCCATATGGCCTTTACTACGCGCCCGACCCTTCGTCGCAGATCGCCTGCACGATCGGTGGCAACGTATCGGAGAACTCGGGCGGCGTGCATTGCCTGAAGTACGGCCTCACCGTGCACAACGTGCTGCGCGTCCGCGCGGTGACAATGGAAGGCGAGATCGTCGAGTTCGGCTCGCTCGCGCCCGACTCGCCCGGCCTCGATCTGCTGGCGGTGCTGATCGGCAGCGAAGGCATGTTCGCGATCGTCACCGAGGTCACCGTCAAGCTGATCCCGAAACCGCAAATGGCGCAGGTCATCATGGCCAGTTTCGACGACGTCGTGAAAGGCGGCGATGCGGTGGCAGGCATTATCGCGGCGGGCATCATTCCGGCGGGCCTCGAAATGATGGACAAACCGGCCACGCGCGCGGTCGAAGAGTTCGTCAACGCGGGTTACGACCTCGACGCGGCGGCGATCCTGCTGTGCGAATCGGACGGCACGCCCGAAGAAGTCGCCGACGAAATCGTGCGCATGACGGCAGTGCTGCGCGAACAGGGCGCAACCCGCATCCAGATTTCACGCTCGGAGGCCGAACGGTTGCGCTTCTGGTCCGGCCGCAAGAACGCCTTTCCGGCCGCCGGCCGCATCTCACCCGACTACTACTGCATGGACGGCACCGTGCCGCGCCGCAGTATCGGGCCGCTTCTCGCACGTATCGAAGAAATGGAGAAGCGCTACAGCCTGCGCTGCATCAACGTGTTCCATGCGGGCGACGGCAACATGCATCCGCTCATTCTCTTCAATGGCAACGACCAGGACGAGTGGCACCGGGCCGAGGCGTTCGGTTCCGACATCCTCGAAGCATGCGTGGAACTGGGTGGCACGGTAACGGGCGAGCATGGCGTCGGCATCGAAAAGATCAATTCGATGTGCGTGCAGTTTTCGCCCGAAGAGCGCGACACCTTTCACGCCGTCAAGCGAGCCTTCGACTCACCGGGCCTACTCAACCCCGACAAAGGCATTCCCACGCGAGCGCGGTGCGCGGAGTACGGCAAGATGCACGTGCGTGGCGGCTTGCTGCCGCACCCGGAATTGCCGCGCTTTTAA
- a CDS encoding type II toxin-antitoxin system RelE/ParE family toxin, with the protein MEHEKEIRWLGSSFRDLLAFPEEPRRRAGFQLRKIQAGLDPDDWKPFDSIGAGTREIRIRESEGIFRVMYVTKFVEALYVLHCFQKKTQKLGPLDKKIAEMRYRAIITDRKTEQ; encoded by the coding sequence ATGGAGCATGAAAAAGAAATACGCTGGCTAGGCTCCAGCTTTCGCGATTTACTTGCATTTCCCGAAGAACCACGGCGTCGCGCAGGGTTTCAGCTTCGCAAGATTCAGGCAGGTCTCGACCCTGACGACTGGAAGCCGTTCGATTCTATTGGCGCAGGAACGCGCGAAATTCGCATTCGGGAATCCGAAGGCATTTTTCGCGTGATGTATGTGACGAAGTTCGTCGAAGCGCTCTACGTCCTGCACTGCTTCCAGAAGAAAACGCAAAAGCTGGGTCCGCTCGATAAAAAGATTGCCGAGATGCGGTACCGCGCGATCATCACTGATAGGAAAACTGAACAATGA
- a CDS encoding cob(I)yrinic acid a,c-diamide adenosyltransferase — MGNRLSKIATRTGDDGTTGLGDGRRVRKDSARIAAIGDVDELNSNLGVLLCENLPDNVRAALVAIQHDLFDLGGELCIPGHTMITGEHLARLDSWLADYNAALPPLKEFILPGGSRAAALAHVCRTVCRRAERAIVALGENETGDETINAAPRQYVNRLSDLLFVLARVLNRVDGGTDVLWQHDRTA; from the coding sequence ATGGGTAACCGTTTGAGCAAGATCGCCACCCGTACCGGTGATGACGGCACCACCGGTCTCGGCGACGGCCGCCGCGTACGCAAGGACAGTGCGCGCATTGCCGCGATTGGCGATGTGGATGAACTCAATTCGAACCTCGGCGTGCTGCTGTGTGAAAACCTGCCGGACAACGTGCGCGCGGCGCTGGTCGCGATCCAGCATGACCTGTTCGATCTTGGCGGCGAGCTTTGCATTCCCGGCCACACGATGATTACCGGCGAGCACCTTGCCCGACTGGACAGTTGGCTTGCCGATTACAACGCTGCACTGCCGCCACTGAAGGAGTTCATTTTGCCGGGCGGGTCGCGCGCTGCCGCGCTTGCTCACGTTTGCCGCACGGTTTGCCGTCGCGCCGAACGGGCGATTGTCGCGCTCGGTGAAAACGAGACTGGGGACGAGACGATCAACGCAGCGCCGCGCCAATATGTAAATCGGCTGTCGGACCTGCTGTTCGTGCTCGCGCGCGTGCTCAATCGTGTGGACGGCGGCACCGATGTACTTTGGCAGCACGACCGCACAGCGTAG
- the tldD gene encoding metalloprotease TldD: MNIIEPGIRNLATAKDILLTPYGLDESLLTRTLAEIFTHKIDYADLYFQYTRSEAWSLEEGIVKSGSFSIDQGVGVRAVSGDRTAFAYSDDLSPEAIRQAALATRSIAKAGGGKQKIKAASSLTGIAGRDLYLPSDPLHSLDATAKVKLLERIEKMARGRDPRIQQVMAGLAGEYDVVLVARSDGGFAADIRPLVRVSVTVIAEQNGRREIGSGGGGGRFDYGYFTDEVLSRYVDDAVHAALVNLDARPAPAGAMTVVLGPGWPGVLLHEAIGHGLEGDFNRKGSSAFAGRIGEQVAAKGVTVVDDGTLPNRRGSLNIDDEGNPTQCTTLIEDGILKGYIQDTLNARLMKMPVTGNARRESYAALPMPRMTNTYMLNGDKDPQEIIESVKNGLYAVNFGGGQVDITNGKFVFSASEAYMIENGKITYPVKGATLIGSGPESLKYVSMIGNDMKLDSGVGVCGKEGQSVPVGVGQPTLRIDRMTVGGTA, translated from the coding sequence ATGAACATCATCGAACCCGGTATCCGTAATCTCGCCACCGCCAAGGACATCCTCCTGACGCCCTACGGTCTCGACGAATCCCTGCTCACCCGCACGCTCGCCGAAATCTTCACGCACAAGATCGACTACGCCGACCTGTACTTCCAGTACACGCGCAGCGAAGCGTGGAGTCTCGAAGAAGGCATCGTGAAATCGGGCAGCTTCAGCATCGACCAGGGCGTCGGCGTGCGTGCCGTGTCGGGCGACCGCACGGCCTTCGCGTATTCGGACGACCTGTCGCCCGAAGCGATCCGTCAGGCGGCCCTCGCCACGCGCTCGATCGCCAAGGCGGGCGGCGGCAAGCAGAAGATCAAGGCGGCCTCGTCGCTGACCGGCATTGCCGGGCGCGATCTGTACCTGCCGTCCGATCCGCTCCACTCGCTCGACGCGACCGCCAAGGTCAAGCTGCTCGAACGCATCGAAAAGATGGCGCGCGGCCGCGATCCGCGCATCCAGCAAGTGATGGCGGGCCTCGCCGGTGAATACGACGTGGTGCTGGTCGCGCGCAGCGACGGCGGCTTCGCGGCCGACATCCGACCGCTGGTGCGCGTGTCGGTCACCGTGATCGCCGAACAGAACGGCCGCCGCGAGATCGGCAGCGGCGGCGGCGGCGGCCGCTTCGACTACGGCTATTTCACCGACGAAGTGCTGTCGCGTTACGTCGACGACGCAGTGCATGCGGCGCTGGTGAACCTCGACGCGCGTCCGGCTCCGGCCGGCGCGATGACCGTCGTACTCGGACCGGGCTGGCCCGGCGTGCTGCTGCACGAAGCGATCGGCCACGGTCTGGAAGGCGACTTCAATCGCAAGGGCTCGTCGGCGTTCGCGGGACGGATCGGCGAACAGGTTGCAGCCAAGGGCGTGACGGTGGTCGACGACGGCACGCTGCCGAATCGCCGCGGCTCGCTCAATATCGACGACGAAGGCAACCCGACCCAGTGCACGACGCTGATCGAAGACGGCATCCTGAAGGGCTACATCCAGGACACGCTGAACGCGCGTCTGATGAAGATGCCGGTCACGGGCAACGCGCGCCGCGAGTCGTACGCTGCATTGCCGATGCCGCGCATGACCAATACGTACATGCTCAACGGCGACAAGGACCCGCAGGAAATCATCGAGTCGGTGAAGAACGGCTTGTACGCGGTGAATTTCGGCGGCGGCCAGGTCGACATCACGAACGGCAAGTTCGTGTTCTCGGCGTCCGAGGCGTACATGATCGAAAACGGCAAGATCACGTATCCGGTGAAGGGCGCGACGCTAATCGGCAGCGGCCCGGAATCGCTGAAATACGTCAGCATGATCGGCAACGACATGAAGCTCGATTCGGGCGTTGGCGTGTGCGGCAAGGAAGGCCAAAGCGTGCCGGTGGGCGTCGGCCAACCCACGCTGCGTATCGACCGGATGACGGTTGGCGGCACTGCCTGA
- the proC gene encoding pyrroline-5-carboxylate reductase: protein MKIAFIGGGNMAAALIGGLIKRGVAPADLYAIDPNEDARKRNEDQFGVRTGAAADEALAAYDAVVLAVKPQILKAVAESIAPHLNASQLVVSIVAGIRMDDMSRWLNGHARIVRVMPNTPALIGMGVTGLVATASVDEAGRALASQVLGAVGETVWFDDEAKIDAVTAISGSGPAYVFYFIEALQEAARQLGMDEAQGRALAVATFTGAAQLAANSDEPPSLLRERVTSKGGTTAAALASFDASAIKDAIVRGVLAADARAKEMGEEFGKQ, encoded by the coding sequence ATGAAAATTGCTTTTATCGGCGGTGGCAACATGGCCGCGGCGTTGATCGGCGGCCTCATCAAGCGTGGCGTCGCGCCCGCCGACCTCTACGCGATCGATCCCAACGAAGACGCGCGCAAGCGCAATGAAGATCAGTTCGGTGTGCGCACCGGCGCAGCGGCGGACGAGGCGCTCGCCGCGTATGACGCGGTCGTGCTGGCGGTCAAGCCGCAAATCCTGAAAGCCGTCGCCGAATCAATTGCACCGCATCTGAATGCGTCGCAACTGGTGGTGAGCATCGTCGCGGGCATTCGCATGGACGACATGTCGCGCTGGCTGAACGGCCACGCCCGCATTGTCCGCGTGATGCCGAACACGCCCGCTCTGATCGGCATGGGCGTAACCGGGCTGGTCGCGACCGCGAGCGTCGACGAAGCGGGCCGCGCGCTCGCGTCGCAAGTGCTGGGTGCGGTCGGCGAAACGGTCTGGTTCGACGACGAAGCGAAGATCGACGCCGTCACCGCGATCTCGGGCAGCGGACCGGCCTACGTGTTCTATTTCATCGAGGCGCTGCAGGAAGCCGCGCGCCAGCTCGGCATGGACGAAGCACAGGGCCGCGCGCTGGCTGTCGCGACCTTCACCGGCGCCGCGCAACTGGCCGCGAATTCCGACGAACCGCCGAGCCTGCTGCGTGAACGCGTGACGTCGAAGGGCGGCACGACGGCGGCGGCACTGGCATCGTTCGACGCCAGCGCGATCAAGGATGCGATCGTGCGTGGCGTGCTCGCTGCCGATGCGCGCGCGAAGGAAATGGGCGAGGAGTTTGGTAAGCAGTAA